One Candidatus Omnitrophota bacterium DNA segment encodes these proteins:
- a CDS encoding Gfo/Idh/MocA family oxidoreductase gives MSKKLDNQTKPSRRNFLKTSIAALSTAAIARPVYAGESGAIKIGLVGCGGRGSGAALDAMRADDSVRLIAMADVFEDKVQGKRKELKEAMPDQMLVDDDHCFAGFDGYKKVIESGVDAVLIACASKFHPKYAKAALDAGKHVFVEKPHGIDPPGVRLIREAIELAKKKKLCLLSGLMNRYIPGVQETMKRVLDGAIGEIVAIEENFLRAPYVLVARQPSDKEMEYQFRNWYHFSWLSGDDVTQSLVHNLDKALWALREKPPVKAHGLAGRSASFGDIYGDVFDHHSVVYEYENGARIYALCRTQENCHGGVSDIIMGTKGRCDLLQNRITGETNWQYEGPYESGFIEEHKALYKAIRSGESLVSEYMANSTMIAVLGQMACYSGQQISWEDACKSNFTFGPPDGDFAMKPPKTPGPDGNYPIAVPGKTRVL, from the coding sequence ATGAGTAAGAAACTCGATAATCAAACCAAACCATCGCGCCGTAATTTTCTAAAAACGTCGATAGCGGCTCTCTCTACGGCCGCTATTGCCCGGCCCGTTTATGCGGGAGAGAGCGGCGCCATTAAAATCGGACTCGTAGGCTGCGGCGGACGCGGCAGCGGCGCAGCGCTGGACGCCATGCGCGCTGACGATAGCGTGAGGCTGATCGCCATGGCCGATGTTTTCGAAGACAAAGTCCAAGGGAAGCGGAAGGAATTGAAGGAAGCCATGCCCGATCAAATGCTGGTCGATGACGATCACTGCTTCGCAGGATTCGACGGGTATAAGAAAGTCATCGAAAGCGGCGTCGACGCCGTTTTGATCGCCTGCGCTTCCAAGTTCCATCCCAAGTACGCGAAAGCGGCTCTCGACGCGGGCAAGCACGTCTTTGTGGAAAAGCCCCACGGCATCGATCCGCCGGGCGTACGGCTGATTCGGGAAGCGATCGAACTGGCCAAAAAGAAAAAATTATGCCTCTTATCCGGCTTGATGAACCGGTATATTCCCGGCGTGCAAGAAACGATGAAGCGCGTTCTCGACGGCGCCATCGGCGAGATCGTCGCCATCGAGGAAAATTTCCTGCGCGCTCCCTACGTTTTGGTCGCCCGGCAGCCCAGCGATAAGGAAATGGAATATCAGTTCCGCAATTGGTATCATTTTTCCTGGCTTTCGGGCGACGACGTAACGCAGTCGCTGGTGCATAACCTGGATAAGGCGCTTTGGGCGCTGCGGGAAAAGCCCCCTGTAAAAGCCCACGGCCTCGCGGGGCGATCCGCTTCTTTCGGCGACATCTACGGCGACGTCTTCGATCATCACTCCGTCGTTTACGAATACGAAAACGGCGCCCGCATTTATGCTCTTTGCCGCACGCAAGAAAATTGTCACGGCGGAGTATCCGATATCATCATGGGAACCAAGGGCCGTTGCGATCTCCTGCAAAACCGCATAACGGGTGAAACCAACTGGCAATACGAAGGTCCTTACGAAAGCGGATTCATCGAAGAACATAAGGCGCTGTATAAGGCTATCCGGTCCGGCGAATCATTAGTAAGCGAATATATGGCCAATAGCACGATGATCGCCGTTTTGGGTCAAATGGCCTGTTATTCCGGCCAGCAGATTTCATGGGAAGACGCCTGCAAGTCGAATTTCACATTCGGACCGCCGGACGGCGATTTCGCGATGAAACCGCCCAAGACGCCCGGCCCGGACGGCAACTATCCCATCGCCGTTCCCGGAAAAACGAGAGTTTTGTAA
- a CDS encoding FecR family protein: MMKQPLHNQEAESYERYRQSAAPRTEDEAQAFGAYAAIHAGLRNRPLPDFDANELAKRMTDAATLKSRTDDSFSPFRAAWHRILPYASAASIAVCLFVLAMQFLSMRQNGIASASYQFHNSAAEIDPSFFWKMRLQSGSQVTVPPQADAQIAMTDGSTLRAAAGAQFSIRFGGERRIRFDRGSLWVQAAKDRKHPLIVSTPLADVIVTGTSFRIEVIP, encoded by the coding sequence ATGATGAAACAGCCGCTTCATAATCAGGAAGCCGAATCGTACGAACGCTACCGCCAGAGCGCCGCGCCGCGCACGGAAGACGAAGCCCAAGCGTTCGGCGCTTATGCGGCGATCCACGCCGGTTTGCGCAATCGTCCCCTTCCCGATTTCGACGCGAATGAGTTGGCGAAGCGCATGACTGACGCGGCGACACTGAAAAGCCGCACGGACGATTCATTCTCACCATTCCGCGCTGCATGGCATCGCATCCTCCCTTATGCCAGCGCCGCATCCATCGCCGTCTGCTTATTCGTCTTGGCCATGCAATTTTTATCGATGCGCCAGAATGGAATCGCGTCGGCAAGTTATCAGTTTCATAACAGCGCTGCAGAAATCGATCCCTCCTTTTTTTGGAAGATGCGGCTGCAATCGGGAAGCCAAGTAACGGTTCCCCCGCAAGCCGATGCGCAAATCGCAATGACGGATGGTTCCACCCTGCGCGCCGCGGCGGGCGCGCAGTTTTCGATTCGATTCGGCGGCGAACGGCGCATTCGCTTCGATCGTGGCTCGTTGTGGGTGCAGGCGGCGAAAGACCGCAAACATCCCCTGATCGTCTCTACGCCATTAGCCGACGTGATCGTAACCGGAACGTCGTTTCGAATCGAAGTAATTCCTTGA
- a CDS encoding sigma-70 family RNA polymerase sigma factor translates to MTSLRADLIERMRQADRTAFDDVIAWYAGDVIRLAAILLNDDDEARDVLQESMLRLVQMAKENKIRHENGSIKGLLMTTARNLCLNRLKQKKRFIESADEEWEDWAQFQDHHTPDRVVHESDFMTAFQKALNRLTPLQRVALTLRELQGESYRDIAQSLELSEDGVKKQVYRALQKLRTLLEPYSGSI, encoded by the coding sequence ATGACATCGCTTCGCGCTGACCTTATAGAAAGAATGCGGCAAGCGGACCGAACGGCGTTCGATGACGTAATCGCATGGTACGCCGGCGATGTCATTCGTCTGGCGGCGATTCTTTTGAACGACGACGACGAAGCCCGCGATGTTTTGCAGGAATCGATGCTGCGCCTGGTTCAGATGGCTAAGGAGAACAAAATCCGCCATGAAAACGGTTCCATTAAAGGTTTATTGATGACGACGGCCCGCAACCTTTGCCTCAACCGGCTGAAACAAAAAAAACGCTTTATAGAATCGGCGGATGAAGAATGGGAAGATTGGGCGCAATTTCAAGACCATCACACTCCGGATCGAGTCGTCCATGAATCCGACTTTATGACGGCTTTTCAAAAAGCGCTGAATCGTCTTACGCCTTTGCAGCGCGTTGCGCTAACCTTGCGTGAACTTCAAGGGGAATCGTATCGCGATATCGCCCAATCGTTGGAACTTTCGGAAGACGGCGTCAAGAAACAGGTCTATCGCGCCTTGCAAAAACTGCGGACGCTGCTGGAACCATACTCGGGATCAATATGA